In Silene latifolia isolate original U9 population chromosome 3, ASM4854445v1, whole genome shotgun sequence, a single window of DNA contains:
- the LOC141648028 gene encoding uncharacterized protein LOC141648028 gives MLQNDKVVTDQPFPKGVDSLCSLAIESGTWVHIVAVGDVYVPNEGEVVKHHCKPVPSGFYRVCIREEINPNALLPCPEGEIKFICQGKGYFFIWPVHLIFPIQKVEVFHDDKLR, from the exons ATGCTACAAAATGATAAAGTTGTTACGGATCAACCATTTCCGAAG GGTGTTGATAGTCTGTGTTCTTTGGCAATTGAGAGTGGAACATGGGTCCATATAGTTGCCGTTGGTGATGTGTATGTTCCAAATGAAGGAGAAGTGGTCAAGCATCATTGCAAACCAGTACCAAGTGGTTTTTATAGAGTATGTATTAGAGAAGAAATTAACCCAAATGCTCTCTTGCCATGTCCTGAAGgggaaataaaatttatttgccAAGGGAAGGGTTATTTTTTTATCTGGCCAGTGCACTTGATTTTCCCGATACAAAAG GTAGAAGTGTTTCATGATGATAAGTTGAGGTGA